DNA sequence from the Alkalidesulfovibrio alkalitolerans DSM 16529 genome:
TATCGTCGAGGCCATGCGCAGGAACGAGGATTGCGGCGAGGAGATGATGAGTTGGGGTGACCTGATGCCCCGCGCCCCGGCCAAAAAGGAAGTCCAGGACAAGGACGGCAAGACCGCCGGGCATCCCGCCTGAAGAATCCATGACGGCAACCGGCCTCGTCGTTTGGCCCGTGGGGAGGCGGCCGCGCCTTTGACCAGGCGCGGAAATGTCCTTCGGGCGCATGGCGCGAGGCAGGAGATAAACCTCAAACGAGATGGAGTAGAGTCTATGAAACGGAACACATTGTTCGTGGTGGCCCTGGCCGCCGTGGCGATTCTGTTCGTGACCCTGGGCGACGCGCACGCCCAGAAGCTGGCGGAATTCATCGCCAAGGCCCCGGTCGGCGACGGTCCGGGCATGATCGACCCCTCCAAGCCAGCGGGCTTTCTGGGCATTCCCGGCGGCGTCGTGGTCAACCCCATCGTGGCCTTCCTGTGGGCCCTTTGGGTCGGCTGGATCTTCTCCACCGTGGGCGCCTTCGGCGGCGTCATGGCGGGCGTGGGCCATATGAGCGTCTTCGGCCTGGGCGACTACGCCAAGTCCTTCCGTCAGACCGCGCCTGAGCTGAACAAGCTCATGACCGACTCCATCCGCGCCTCCAACCAGTGGCTGGTGGGCCTTTCCGCCCTCATCAGCTCCTTCAACTACTACAAGATGGGCCGCCTGGTGCTGCCCCTGGGCCTGACGCTCGGCGGCGGCTCGCTGCTCGGCGCGTGGGGCTCCAACATGCTCACCGCGGGCAAGCTGTCCTTCTCGGCCTACCAGGGCTACTTCGGCCTCTTCGTGCTCGTGTTGGGCTGCTACCTGATCTACGAGACCTCCCCGGCTGGCGAACGTTCCAAGAAAAAGGCCAAGGAGGCCGCGCGCGCCTTCGAGGAGACCGTGAAGAAGCAGAAGGCGGGCGAGAACATCGACACCTCCTCCCTGGGCGTGAAGGTCAAGTCCTTCGGCATCAGCTCCTGCACCTTCACCTTCTACGGCGTGGAATTCACCTTCAACCCGCTGCTGCCGGTGCTCGGCGGCGTGCTCATCTCCGCCATCTCGGCCTTCCTGGGCGTGGGCGGCGGCTTCATGCTCGTGCCCTTCCTGACCTCCGTGTCGCAGGTGCCCATGTACTTGGCCGCGGGCACCTCGGCCCTGGCCGTGCTCATCTCCATGATCACCTCCATCGCCACCCTGGTCTCCAAGGGAACCCCGCTGGACATGAGCATGATCGGCATCGAACTCGTGGGTATCTTCATCGGCTCGATCATCGGCCCGCGCACCTCCAAGTACTTCTCGGACAAGCTGCTCAAGCGCATCTTCATCGTGCTCGCCATGTACGTGGGCATCGACTTCGTGCTGCGCGGCTTCTTCGGATTCCGCATCTTCGGCTGATCGCGGCCGCCGCACACACTGCAAAAGAGCCCCGGGCGAATGCCCGGGGCTCTTTTCGTTTCGCCCACATCGCGCTATTATAAATTTCGAGTAGGAGGAGCTTGTTGACAAATCCATTTTTTCAGGCTGCTCAAAAAGGGCCAGATGCAAGGCGCAAGAGAAATCCAGACCCGACGCGTATCAAGACATACGCGAGGGGCTGGATTTTTCGCGGCAACGCAGCAGATGGGACTTTTTCAGCAGCCTGAGGAGAGCACCATGCACGAGATATCCTTGGGAGGAACCATCCGCGATTACCTGAGCGGCGAGGAGGTGCCGAGCACCACCTACGAGGAGGTGCGCCAGGCCCTGGCCCGGCTCATGGTCGAGGAACTGGGGTATCCGGCCGATCGGCTCAAAGCCAAGGTCGGGGTGCGCTTTCCCGTGACCTGGGAGGAGGGCGCTCCCGAGTACTGCCGCGTGGCCGATCTGGTCGCCTATGGCGACGACGGCCGCCCGCTTCTGGTGGTCATCTTCTGTTCCGGGCTTCCCGGCACCTACGACCGCGAGACCGTGGCCGCGGCCCGGTTGATCCCCGGCGGGCCCGCGCCCCTGGCCGTGTCCACGGACACGCGCGATGCCGTGCTGCTCTCCGTGCCCGACGGCCAGACCCTGGCCCAGGGGCCGCGCGCCCTGCCGCGCTACGACGATCTGCCCGGCTTGTGCCGCGATCGCTTCATGGAGCCGCTTTCGGGCGAACGGCTGTTGCGCGAGCGGCGCATCCTCTACGCCTACAGCGAGATGCTCACGAGCTGCTGCGAGGGAACGTGCTCTCCGATACCTTCCTGAGGGCCGTCTCCGGCCGCGCGTGGATGGCAAAGCGATGATCGTCTGCACCCGCTGCGGGAGCGAGAACCCCGACGACGCGCGATTTTGCGCCGCATGCCGCCATAAGCTGCAAAGCGTCAGGCGCGAGCCCTCGGAGGACGACGCCGAGGGTGCCGAGTTCTTGAGCGATCACGTCGAATACCATGACCTGCTCGGCCGCCACGGTCCGTTCCGCAAACATCTGGAGGCCTGGGGCTGTCTTGCGGCCCTGGCGCTCGTCGTGGCCGCGGTTGCCTGGCTGGACGACGTGCGCGCGGCCTGGGCCGCGCTGCCCGTGATCGGCCTGTATGCCTGGCTCAGGAGATTGTGAGGCGAATCAGCGGGGCGCGGGCGCGCAGCAGCGCACCGATTGCGGCTTGTCGCACAGCGAGCGGCCCACCGAGGCCGAGGCGCAGCGTGTTTTGGCGTCCACGGTGTAGGGCACGGTGACGCGCATGGAGCCCCAGGCTTCGCTGGAGAGGACCAGCCGACCTTCGAGGGCGTGGCAGTAGAAATCCGTGGGGTTGGCCGCGTAGTAGGAGTTGAAGAGGTAGACCGAGTTGACCTCGCGCACGAAATTGTAGGAGTCGGGATCCTTGCAGGTCACGGCGGCCAGCGCTTTTTGGCACAGGCAGTCCATGATCGAGGAGAGGTCGAAGCGTTCCTCGTCGGGCGCTGGGGCGGGCAGGCGGATGGGAAGGTCCTTCACAGCCTCGGGACCGCCGAAAGGCGGCTGTGGCGGCGGGGTGGCCTGGTCCTGGGCCAGGGCGGAAGACGGAGCGAGCGACGCGGTCGCGAGCAGCGCGGCTGCGAGCAAAATGCCTAGGAAAAGTCCAGGAAGACCTGAAAACCTGCCGGAGAATCCGTCTCGCATTGATTTTTGCAGCCTGCGCACTGAAAACTCCCTGGTTTGTGGAACCAGACCGCGCGCCGAGGGTTCGGGCACGCGAAAAAAATGTAGACCGAGGCATCCACTGTGCCGTGGAACAGGCGGTAGCCCGATTGTTTCAGGTAGTCCTTGAAGCGCACGTTCTCGTCCGGCCCGCTCCCCGCCTACTCGAAACTGACTTCCACCGTGAATTCCCCGAATTCCGTCTCGAAGGGCACGGCCATGATGGGCGAGGAGACGACGTGGGAGATGGTATGGTTGTTGCCCATGATGACCGTGGGCGTGGCCGCCTGGAAGACGTAGCCCATCTCCGAGAGGCCACGGCGCGCCTGGCCCGAGATCATGTTCGTGACCTCGCCCACGGCGTCCTTCACGTCCTGGATGATGTCCTCGATCTCGCCGCCGAGCATGTTCTTGACGATGGCGATGGCGCAGTCCTTGGTAAAGGTCACGGAGATGGTGCCGTTCTTCTCGCCGGTGATGCCGATCACGCCGGTGACGTCGCCCCGGGCCACGGTGTCCTTCTTGGCGTAAGGCTTGCCAGGCTTGGGCGTGATCATGGCCATGGTCGAGAGCACGTCCACCGTGGCCTTGATGAAGGGTTTGGCGATATTGATATCCAATGGAAGCTCCTTGCGGGTTCTCCGTGGGGCCGCCCGGCGGGCGTTTGCCGGGATGGCG
Encoded proteins:
- a CDS encoding sulfite exporter TauE/SafE family protein, with the translated sequence MKRNTLFVVALAAVAILFVTLGDAHAQKLAEFIAKAPVGDGPGMIDPSKPAGFLGIPGGVVVNPIVAFLWALWVGWIFSTVGAFGGVMAGVGHMSVFGLGDYAKSFRQTAPELNKLMTDSIRASNQWLVGLSALISSFNYYKMGRLVLPLGLTLGGGSLLGAWGSNMLTAGKLSFSAYQGYFGLFVLVLGCYLIYETSPAGERSKKKAKEAARAFEETVKKQKAGENIDTSSLGVKVKSFGISSCTFTFYGVEFTFNPLLPVLGGVLISAISAFLGVGGGFMLVPFLTSVSQVPMYLAAGTSALAVLISMITSIATLVSKGTPLDMSMIGIELVGIFIGSIIGPRTSKYFSDKLLKRIFIVLAMYVGIDFVLRGFFGFRIFG
- a CDS encoding type I restriction enzyme HsdR N-terminal domain-containing protein gives rise to the protein MHEISLGGTIRDYLSGEEVPSTTYEEVRQALARLMVEELGYPADRLKAKVGVRFPVTWEEGAPEYCRVADLVAYGDDGRPLLVVIFCSGLPGTYDRETVAAARLIPGGPAPLAVSTDTRDAVLLSVPDGQTLAQGPRALPRYDDLPGLCRDRFMEPLSGERLLRERRILYAYSEMLTSCCEGTCSPIPS
- a CDS encoding zinc ribbon domain-containing protein, coding for MIVCTRCGSENPDDARFCAACRHKLQSVRREPSEDDAEGAEFLSDHVEYHDLLGRHGPFRKHLEAWGCLAALALVVAAVAWLDDVRAAWAALPVIGLYAWLRRL
- a CDS encoding chemotaxis protein CheX — protein: MDINIAKPFIKATVDVLSTMAMITPKPGKPYAKKDTVARGDVTGVIGITGEKNGTISVTFTKDCAIAIVKNMLGGEIEDIIQDVKDAVGEVTNMISGQARRGLSEMGYVFQAATPTVIMGNNHTISHVVSSPIMAVPFETEFGEFTVEVSFE